Proteins encoded within one genomic window of Amycolatopsis nigrescens CSC17Ta-90:
- the hrpA gene encoding ATP-dependent RNA helicase HrpA, with protein sequence MPRDRQRLRRRIEGARKARGDQRAVADQIAADIDAAELRVQLRRESVPTLKYPPELPVSQRKDDIAAAIREHQVVIVAGETGSGKTTQLPKICLELGLGVRGQIGHTQPRRLAARTVAERIAGELDTELGSAVGYKVRFTDQSGDDTLVKLMTDGILLAEIQTDRMLHRYDTLIIDEAHERSLNIDFILGYLKQLLPRRPDLKVIITSATIDPERFSRHFSDAPIVEVSGRTYPVEVRYRPVIDDTDPDSIDKDRDQTQAICDAVDELAAEGPGDILVFLSGEREIRDTADVLNRQNLRDTEVLPLYARLSSADQHRVFQRHTGRRVVLATNVAETSLTVPGIKYVVDPGTARISRYSHRTKVQRLPIEAISQASANQRKGRCGRTSDGICVRLYSEEDFEARPEFTDPEILRTNLASVILQMTSLGLGDIAAFPFVEPPDRRQVTDGVHLLQELGALDPAQQDVQKRLTPVGRKLAQLPVDPRMGRMVLEAAEHGCVREVMIIAAALSIQDPRERPAEKQQAAAEKHARFVDKTSDFQAYLNLWEYLREQQKALSTNQFRKLCKAEFLNYLRVREWQDIYSQLRQLAKPLGVTLNSTPADPQRVHTSLIAGLLSHIGLKDPATGDYLGARGARFSVFPGSALFKKQPRWVMSAELVETSRLWGRVNARIEPEWVEPLAGHVVKRSYSEPHWERKQGAVMALEKVTLYGVPLVAGRKVNYGRIDPELCRELFIRHALVEGDWHTNHRFFQENRELLDEVEDLENRARRRDILVDDETLFEFYDQRVGQEVVSARHFDTWWKKTRREQPDLLSFEKTMLINETASGVREADYPDTWRQGALTFPLTYQFEPGADADGVTAHLPLPVLNQVVPDGFDWQVPGLREELVTALIKSLPKQLRRNFVPAPDHAKLVLSRVGPEDGPLLDVLAAELTDLRGVTVRPEDWQLAAVPEHLKITFRVLDDRGRKLAEGKDVEELKRRLSGEVRATISSAADSLEKAGLRTPAFGELPKVFESRQAGHEVKAYPALVDEGDTVAVRMLDTAGRQRQAMWQGTRKLLRLNLPSPMKFINRNLGNQSKLVLNRNPHGSVAALLEDCVNCAVDELVTANGGPTWDDAGFKVLLEKVRGGVNTAVLGVLREVERILLAANEAEAALADASGPAESLADIRAQLAGLVYPGFVTATGTARLPDVVRYLQAIGRRLEKLSRDAPRDLERLRDVQWLQEEYRAQLAALPPGTAVPAALAGVRWMIEELRVSYFAQTLGTAHPVSTKRILRALDDAVAASDLG encoded by the coding sequence ATGCCGCGTGACCGGCAGCGGCTGCGGCGGCGGATCGAAGGTGCCCGCAAGGCGCGCGGTGACCAGCGGGCGGTAGCGGACCAGATCGCCGCCGACATCGACGCGGCCGAGCTGCGGGTCCAACTCCGCCGCGAGTCGGTGCCGACGCTGAAGTACCCGCCGGAACTGCCGGTCAGCCAGCGCAAGGACGACATCGCCGCGGCCATCCGCGAGCACCAGGTGGTGATCGTGGCCGGGGAGACCGGTTCCGGCAAGACCACCCAGCTGCCCAAGATCTGCCTGGAGCTCGGCCTCGGCGTGCGCGGCCAGATCGGGCACACGCAGCCGCGGCGGCTGGCCGCGCGCACGGTGGCCGAGCGGATCGCCGGCGAACTGGACACCGAGCTGGGCAGCGCGGTCGGCTACAAGGTGCGGTTCACCGACCAGTCGGGGGACGACACGCTGGTCAAGCTGATGACCGACGGCATCCTGCTGGCCGAGATCCAGACCGACCGGATGCTGCACCGGTACGACACGCTGATCATCGACGAGGCGCACGAGCGCAGCCTGAACATCGACTTCATCCTCGGCTATCTCAAGCAGCTGCTGCCGCGCCGGCCGGACCTGAAGGTGATCATCACCTCGGCCACCATCGACCCGGAGCGGTTTTCCCGGCACTTCAGCGACGCGCCGATCGTCGAGGTTTCCGGCCGGACCTACCCGGTCGAGGTGCGATACCGGCCGGTGATCGACGATACCGACCCCGACTCGATCGACAAGGACCGCGACCAGACCCAGGCGATCTGCGACGCGGTGGACGAGCTGGCCGCCGAGGGGCCGGGCGACATCCTGGTGTTCCTCTCCGGTGAGCGCGAGATCCGGGACACCGCCGACGTGCTTAACCGGCAGAACCTACGCGACACCGAGGTGCTGCCGTTGTACGCGCGGCTTTCGTCGGCGGACCAGCACCGGGTGTTCCAGCGGCACACCGGGCGGCGGGTGGTGCTGGCCACGAACGTCGCGGAGACCTCGCTGACCGTGCCGGGCATCAAGTACGTTGTCGACCCCGGTACCGCGCGGATCTCCCGGTACAGCCACCGGACCAAGGTGCAGCGGCTGCCGATCGAGGCGATCTCGCAGGCGTCGGCGAACCAGCGCAAGGGCCGCTGCGGGCGGACCTCGGACGGGATCTGCGTCCGGCTCTACTCCGAAGAGGACTTCGAGGCGCGCCCGGAGTTCACCGATCCGGAGATCCTGCGGACCAACCTGGCGTCGGTGATCCTGCAGATGACCTCGCTCGGGCTCGGCGACATCGCCGCGTTCCCGTTCGTCGAGCCGCCGGACCGCCGCCAGGTGACCGACGGGGTGCACCTGCTACAGGAACTCGGTGCGCTGGACCCGGCGCAGCAGGACGTGCAGAAACGGCTGACGCCGGTGGGACGCAAGCTGGCGCAGCTGCCGGTGGACCCGCGGATGGGCCGGATGGTGCTGGAGGCTGCCGAGCACGGCTGCGTGCGCGAGGTGATGATCATCGCCGCCGCACTGTCCATTCAGGACCCGAGGGAACGGCCGGCGGAGAAGCAGCAGGCGGCCGCGGAGAAACACGCCAGGTTCGTGGACAAGACCTCCGACTTCCAGGCATACCTGAACCTGTGGGAGTATCTGCGGGAGCAGCAGAAGGCATTGTCCACCAACCAGTTCCGCAAGCTGTGCAAGGCGGAGTTCCTGAACTACCTCCGGGTGCGGGAGTGGCAGGACATCTACAGCCAGCTGCGGCAGCTGGCCAAGCCGCTCGGGGTCACGCTGAACTCGACGCCGGCCGACCCGCAGCGCGTGCACACCTCGCTGATCGCCGGGCTGCTGTCCCACATCGGGCTGAAGGATCCGGCCACCGGGGACTACCTCGGCGCGCGCGGGGCCAGGTTCTCGGTGTTCCCGGGGTCGGCGCTGTTCAAGAAGCAGCCGCGTTGGGTGATGTCGGCCGAACTGGTGGAGACCTCCCGGCTGTGGGGCAGGGTGAACGCCAGGATCGAACCTGAATGGGTCGAGCCGCTGGCTGGGCACGTGGTCAAGCGCAGCTACTCGGAGCCGCACTGGGAACGTAAGCAGGGCGCGGTGATGGCGCTGGAGAAGGTCACCCTGTACGGCGTGCCGCTGGTCGCCGGGCGCAAGGTGAACTACGGCCGGATCGACCCGGAGCTGTGCCGGGAGCTGTTCATCCGGCACGCGCTGGTCGAGGGGGACTGGCACACCAACCACCGGTTCTTCCAGGAGAACCGGGAGCTGCTGGACGAGGTCGAGGATCTGGAGAACCGGGCAAGGCGGCGCGACATCCTGGTCGACGACGAGACCCTGTTCGAGTTCTACGACCAGCGGGTCGGCCAGGAAGTGGTGTCCGCGCGGCATTTCGACACCTGGTGGAAGAAGACCCGCCGGGAGCAGCCGGACCTGCTCAGCTTCGAGAAGACGATGCTGATCAACGAGACGGCTTCCGGGGTGCGCGAGGCCGACTATCCGGACACCTGGCGCCAGGGCGCGCTGACGTTCCCGCTGACCTACCAGTTCGAGCCGGGCGCGGACGCGGACGGGGTGACCGCGCATCTGCCGCTGCCGGTGCTCAACCAGGTCGTGCCGGACGGGTTCGACTGGCAGGTGCCCGGCCTGCGCGAGGAGCTGGTCACCGCGTTGATCAAGTCGCTGCCGAAGCAGCTGCGGCGCAACTTCGTGCCGGCGCCGGACCACGCGAAGCTGGTGCTTTCCAGGGTCGGTCCCGAGGACGGGCCGCTGCTCGACGTGCTCGCGGCCGAGCTGACGGACCTGCGCGGGGTGACCGTGCGGCCGGAGGACTGGCAGCTCGCGGCGGTGCCGGAGCACCTCAAGATCACCTTCCGGGTGCTGGACGACCGGGGCCGCAAGCTGGCCGAGGGCAAGGACGTGGAAGAGCTGAAGCGGCGGCTCAGCGGCGAGGTCAGGGCGACGATCTCGAGCGCGGCGGACAGCCTCGAAAAGGCCGGGCTGCGCACCCCGGCGTTCGGCGAGCTGCCGAAGGTGTTCGAGAGCAGGCAGGCCGGGCACGAGGTGAAGGCATACCCGGCGCTGGTGGACGAGGGCGACACGGTCGCGGTCCGGATGCTCGACACCGCCGGACGGCAGCGGCAGGCGATGTGGCAGGGCACCAGGAAGCTGCTGCGACTGAACCTGCCGTCGCCGATGAAGTTCATCAACCGCAACCTGGGCAACCAGTCCAAGCTGGTGCTCAACCGCAACCCGCACGGCAGTGTGGCCGCGCTGCTCGAGGACTGCGTGAACTGCGCGGTGGACGAGCTGGTCACCGCGAACGGCGGGCCGACCTGGGACGACGCCGGGTTCAAGGTGCTGCTGGAGAAGGTGCGCGGCGGGGTGAACACCGCGGTGCTCGGCGTGCTCCGGGAGGTCGAGCGCATTCTGCTGGCGGCGAACGAGGCCGAGGCCGCGCTGGCCGACGCCAGCGGGCCGGCCGAGTCGCTGGCGGACATCCGGGCGCAGCTGGCCGGGCTGGTGTACCCGGGTTTCGTCACCGCGACCGGGACGGCGAGGCTGCCGGACGTGGTGCGGTACCTGCAAGCGATCGGGCGCCGGCTGGAGAAGCTGTCCAGGGACGCGCCGCGGGATCTGGAGCGGCTCCGGGACGTGCAGTGGCTGCAGGAGGAGTACCGGGCGCAGTTGGCCGCGTTGCCGCCCGGCACGGCGGTTCCGGCCGCGTTGGCTGGCGTGCGGTGGATGATCGAAGAACTGCGCGTCAGCTATTTCGCGCAGACACTGGGCACCGCCCATCCGGTGTCCACGAAACGGATCCTGCGGGCGCTGGACGACGCGGTGGCCGCGTCGGACCTGGGCTAG
- a CDS encoding lactate 2-monooxygenase, whose protein sequence is MTERFGGYQNEIYLQGLGGTKPLFSTNPTLLEDSAAKVLESEPFWYVAGGAGAMATVRANREAFDRWKIVPRMLTDATERELATTVLGTPMPAPVLLAPVGVQSIVHADAERATARAAAALGVPMILSTAASTTIEDVAEASGDGPRWFQLYWPTDPDVCASILARAKKAGYRTLVVTLDTWTLAWRPCDLDQAYLPFLHGDGMAIPFSDPAFRALLDKTPEEDAPTAILRWIGMVTGTDKSWDRLSFLREHWDGPIVLKGIQHPDDARRAADAGMDGVVVSNHGGRQVDGALGSLDALPGVVHAVGDRLEVLFDSGVRTGADVLKALALGAKAVLIGRPYMYGLAHAGEDGVRHVLRSLLADLDLTLALSGHRSIAELSPASLVRS, encoded by the coding sequence GTGACCGAGCGATTCGGTGGCTACCAGAACGAGATCTACCTGCAGGGCCTTGGTGGCACGAAGCCCCTGTTCTCCACCAACCCGACCCTGCTCGAGGACTCCGCGGCGAAGGTGCTGGAGTCGGAACCGTTCTGGTACGTCGCGGGCGGCGCCGGCGCGATGGCGACCGTGCGAGCCAACCGCGAGGCCTTCGACCGGTGGAAGATCGTGCCCCGGATGCTCACCGACGCCACCGAACGGGAGCTGGCGACCACGGTGCTCGGCACCCCGATGCCGGCGCCGGTGCTGCTCGCGCCGGTCGGCGTGCAGTCCATCGTGCACGCCGACGCGGAACGGGCCACCGCCCGCGCGGCCGCCGCGCTGGGCGTGCCGATGATCCTGTCCACCGCGGCGTCCACCACCATCGAGGACGTGGCCGAGGCGAGCGGCGACGGCCCGCGGTGGTTCCAGCTGTACTGGCCCACCGACCCGGACGTCTGCGCGAGCATCCTGGCCAGGGCGAAGAAGGCCGGCTACCGCACGCTGGTGGTCACCCTGGACACCTGGACGCTGGCTTGGCGGCCGTGCGACCTGGACCAGGCCTACCTGCCGTTCCTGCACGGGGACGGCATGGCGATCCCGTTCTCCGACCCGGCTTTCCGCGCGCTGCTGGACAAGACCCCGGAGGAGGACGCGCCGACCGCGATCCTGCGCTGGATCGGCATGGTCACCGGCACCGACAAGAGCTGGGACCGGCTGTCCTTCCTGCGCGAGCACTGGGACGGCCCGATCGTGCTCAAGGGCATCCAGCACCCCGACGACGCGCGGCGGGCGGCGGACGCCGGGATGGACGGCGTGGTCGTGTCGAACCACGGCGGCCGCCAGGTGGACGGCGCGCTCGGGTCGCTGGACGCGCTGCCCGGGGTGGTGCACGCGGTCGGTGACCGGCTCGAGGTGCTGTTCGACTCCGGCGTGCGCACCGGCGCGGACGTGCTCAAGGCGCTCGCGCTCGGCGCGAAGGCGGTGCTGATCGGGCGGCCGTACATGTACGGCCTGGCGCACGCGGGCGAGGACGGGGTGCGGCACGTGCTGCGCAGCCTGCTCGCGGACCTGGACCTCACCCTCGCCCTCTCCGGGCACCGGAGCATCGCGGAACTGTCGCCGGCGAGCCTGGTCCGGTCCTGA